One Peterkaempfera bronchialis DNA window includes the following coding sequences:
- a CDS encoding trypsin-like serine peptidase — MHDQPPPPRRVRLRLPLAAAVLLAAFLTPQAGAADQSAGGGADYRPTAAAAGPAATPAQAARIHRYWTEARLHRARPAPLPHPRGRQHPTPRPRPEAALPARTIPGSAPRRAQPDTAAPSRTAVVSAARRWGGQGLMPARTIGQLFFTTPAGDFRCTASVINSVNRNMVWTSGHCVHPGGGGPGAYYRNFVFVPDADNGLAPHGPWLFRYAATTRAWQQYGDWHYDLAAIAFHPQPVHGNLADYLGAQGARFGSGQDHRDVVNFGFPADGYRRTDFDGGDLWYCEGPTSAVGATGTGMVMRCDMGHGSSGGPWIDDLRLDRGWGYIVGTNSRRDVDADGNWSDDLIYSAYHGNAAMNVYTEVSAH; from the coding sequence CTGCTGGCGGCGTTCCTCACCCCGCAGGCGGGCGCCGCCGACCAGTCCGCGGGCGGCGGCGCCGACTACCGGCCGACAGCCGCTGCCGCCGGTCCCGCCGCCACGCCCGCCCAGGCCGCGCGGATCCACCGGTACTGGACCGAAGCACGCCTCCACCGGGCCAGACCCGCTCCCCTCCCGCACCCCCGGGGCAGGCAGCACCCCACGCCGAGGCCGCGCCCCGAGGCGGCCCTCCCGGCCAGGACCATCCCCGGCAGCGCCCCTCGGCGGGCGCAGCCGGACACCGCCGCCCCGAGCAGGACGGCGGTGGTCTCCGCCGCCCGCCGCTGGGGAGGCCAGGGGCTGATGCCGGCCCGGACCATCGGCCAGCTGTTCTTCACCACCCCGGCGGGCGACTTCCGCTGCACCGCCAGTGTGATCAACAGCGTCAACCGCAACATGGTGTGGACCTCCGGCCACTGCGTCCACCCCGGCGGGGGCGGCCCGGGCGCCTACTACCGCAACTTCGTCTTCGTGCCCGACGCCGACAACGGCCTGGCGCCGCACGGCCCCTGGCTCTTCAGGTACGCCGCCACCACCAGGGCCTGGCAGCAGTACGGCGACTGGCACTACGACCTGGCGGCCATCGCGTTCCACCCGCAGCCCGTCCACGGCAACCTCGCCGACTACCTGGGCGCCCAGGGCGCACGGTTCGGGAGCGGCCAGGACCACCGCGACGTGGTCAACTTCGGCTTCCCGGCGGACGGTTACCGGCGCACCGACTTCGACGGCGGGGACCTCTGGTACTGCGAAGGCCCCACCTCGGCGGTCGGCGCCACCGGCACCGGCATGGTGATGCGGTGCGACATGGGCCATGGAAGCAGCGGCGGCCCCTGGATCGACGACCTGCGGCTCGACCGGGGGTGGGGCTACATCGTCGGCACCAACAGCCGACGCGACGTGGACGCCGACGGCAACTGGTCCGACGACCTGATCTACTCCGCCTACCACGGCAACGCCGCCATGAACGTCTACACCGAGGTGTCGGCGCACTGA
- a CDS encoding cation:dicarboxylate symporter family transporter, with protein MMSAAPEAGPVPGRRRDRTHYLYLAVIAAVVAGVLLGLTAPGTAVELKPLGTGFVNLIKMMISPVIFCTIVLGVGSVRKAAKVGAVGGLAIGYFMVMSTVALAIGLLVGNLIEPGSGLHLTEALSKAGHAQASGGAESTTDFLLGIIPTSLVSALTAGEVLQTLVVALLVGFALQALGPAGEPVLRGVKHLERLVFRIMQMIMWAAPVGAFGAMAAVVGATGLDALKSLAMIMLGFYATCLLFVVLVLGTLLRLVTGIGIFALLRYLGREFLLILSTSSSESALPRLIAKMEHLGVSRPVVGITVPTGYSFNLDGTAIYLTMASLFIAEAMDRPLSLGQQISLLLFMVIASKGAAGVTGAGMATLAGGLQSHRPELVDGVGLIVGIDRFMSEARALTNFAGNAVATVLIGHWTKELDREQARAVLSGRLPFDEATAVDGHHPAPEEAAVPASAGTPAAV; from the coding sequence ATGATGTCCGCCGCCCCCGAGGCGGGCCCGGTGCCGGGCCGCCGCCGGGACAGAACCCACTACCTCTATCTGGCGGTGATCGCCGCCGTGGTGGCCGGTGTGCTGCTGGGCCTGACCGCTCCCGGGACCGCCGTGGAGCTCAAGCCGCTGGGTACGGGCTTTGTCAATCTGATCAAGATGATGATCAGTCCGGTGATCTTCTGCACCATCGTGCTCGGCGTCGGCTCGGTGCGGAAGGCCGCAAAGGTCGGCGCCGTCGGCGGCCTGGCCATCGGCTACTTCATGGTCATGTCGACGGTCGCGCTGGCCATCGGCCTGCTGGTCGGGAACCTGATCGAGCCCGGCTCAGGGCTGCATCTCACGGAGGCACTGAGCAAGGCCGGGCACGCCCAGGCGAGCGGCGGCGCGGAGTCCACCACCGACTTCCTGCTGGGCATCATCCCGACCTCGCTGGTCTCCGCCCTCACGGCGGGCGAGGTGCTCCAGACCCTGGTGGTGGCGCTGCTGGTGGGGTTCGCGCTCCAGGCCCTCGGCCCGGCGGGCGAGCCGGTGCTGCGCGGGGTGAAGCACCTGGAGCGGCTGGTCTTCCGCATCATGCAGATGATCATGTGGGCGGCGCCGGTCGGCGCGTTCGGCGCCATGGCGGCGGTGGTCGGGGCGACCGGCCTGGACGCGCTCAAGAGCCTGGCCATGATCATGCTCGGCTTCTACGCCACCTGCCTGCTCTTTGTGGTGCTGGTGCTGGGTACGCTGCTGCGCCTGGTCACCGGGATCGGCATCTTCGCGCTGCTGCGCTACCTGGGCCGCGAGTTCCTGCTGATCCTCTCCACCTCGTCCTCGGAGAGCGCACTGCCGCGCCTGATCGCCAAGATGGAGCACCTGGGGGTGAGCCGCCCGGTGGTCGGCATCACCGTGCCGACCGGCTACTCCTTCAACCTGGACGGCACCGCGATCTACCTCACCATGGCGTCGCTCTTCATCGCGGAGGCGATGGACCGCCCGCTCTCCCTCGGCCAGCAGATCTCCCTGCTGCTCTTCATGGTGATCGCCTCCAAGGGCGCGGCGGGCGTCACCGGCGCCGGGATGGCCACCCTGGCCGGCGGCCTCCAGTCGCACCGGCCGGAACTGGTGGACGGCGTCGGGCTGATCGTCGGCATCGACCGCTTCATGTCGGAGGCCCGCGCGCTCACCAACTTCGCCGGCAACGCGGTGGCGACCGTGCTGATCGGCCACTGGACCAAGGAACTCGACCGCGAGCAGGCCCGGGCCGTCCTCTCCGGCCGGCTGCCCTTCGACGAGGCGACCGCCGTCGACGGGCACCACCCGGCGCCCGAGGAGGCGGCCGTCCCGGCCTCGGCCGGCACTCCCGCCGCAGTCTGA
- a CDS encoding cellulose binding domain-containing protein, translated as MSKRVRAAVVAMAAATGMSLTWLSGAGANASAAPAASVADSYSWKNARIDGGGFVPGIVFNQSEKGLVYARTDIGGAYRQDPTTKKWIPLLDSVGWDDWNLTGVASLATDPVDTSRVYVAAGNYTNSWDPNNGAILRSTDKGATWKRTTLPFKIGGNMPGRGQGERLAIDPNKDSVLYFGAPSGKGLWRSTDYGATWAQVASFPNPGNYKADPNDTTGYQNDNQGVLWVTFDKRTGSSGSATQTIYVGVADKQNNVYRSTDGGATWSRVAGQPTGFLPHKGVLDTVNGYLYIATSDTGGPYDGSEGDVWKYATATGTWTRISPMPSDDSNGDDYFGYSGLTIDRQHPNTLMVTGYSSWWPDTQIFRSTNGGASWKKIWDFGSYPNRVDQYTMDVSSSPWLTFGGNPSPPEETPKLGWMTEGLEIDPFDSNRMMYGTGATIYGSADLTKWDSGSKITIKPMVEGLEETAVNDLISPPSGAPLLSALGDIGGFRHTDLTKVPPMMYTSPGFTTTTSIDFAESNPLQVVRVGDVDSGSTSKRIAFSNDNGANWYQGSNEPSGTTGGGNVAVASDGSRVVWSPGGGAVSASAFGGSSWTASKGVAQGARVASDRVNPKKFYAFSAGTFSTSTDGGATFTASAATGLPATGSVRLKAVPGTEGDVWLAGGTTGSTYGLWHSTDSGAHFSKVAGVDEADTIGFGKAAPGRSYPALYSSAKIGGVRGIYRSDDAGASWVRINDDQHQWGWTGAAITGDPRVYGRVYVSTNGRGVIYGDTTTTPPTTTPPTTPPTTPPTTPPTTPPTKPPTTPPTTPPTTPPTTPPTGGSCEVTYGISNQWNDGFQADVTLKNTGTTAIDGWTVKWSFANGQKVTQAWNGTATQSGAAVTVTDAGWNKTLAAGGGTTSFGFNGSWTGSNAKPTAFTLNGASCTVK; from the coding sequence ATGTCGAAACGCGTCAGGGCGGCTGTCGTCGCCATGGCGGCGGCCACCGGAATGAGCCTGACCTGGCTCTCCGGCGCCGGGGCGAACGCCTCCGCCGCGCCTGCGGCGTCCGTCGCCGACTCGTACAGCTGGAAGAACGCACGGATCGACGGGGGCGGCTTCGTCCCCGGCATCGTCTTCAACCAGAGTGAGAAGGGCCTGGTCTACGCCCGGACCGACATCGGCGGCGCCTACCGCCAGGACCCGACCACCAAGAAGTGGATCCCGCTGCTGGACTCGGTCGGCTGGGACGACTGGAACCTCACCGGGGTCGCCAGCCTCGCCACCGACCCGGTGGACACCAGCCGGGTCTATGTCGCCGCCGGCAACTACACCAACAGCTGGGACCCCAACAACGGGGCCATCCTGCGCTCCACCGACAAGGGCGCCACCTGGAAGCGCACCACCCTGCCGTTCAAGATCGGCGGCAATATGCCCGGCCGAGGCCAGGGCGAGCGGCTGGCGATCGACCCCAACAAGGACAGCGTGCTGTACTTCGGGGCCCCCAGCGGCAAGGGGCTGTGGCGCTCCACCGACTACGGCGCCACCTGGGCGCAGGTCGCTTCCTTCCCCAACCCGGGGAACTACAAGGCCGACCCCAACGACACCACCGGCTACCAGAACGACAACCAGGGCGTGCTCTGGGTCACCTTCGACAAGCGGACCGGCAGCAGCGGCAGCGCCACCCAGACCATCTACGTCGGCGTCGCCGACAAGCAGAACAACGTCTACCGCTCCACCGACGGCGGCGCGACCTGGTCCCGGGTGGCCGGCCAGCCCACCGGGTTCCTGCCGCACAAGGGCGTCCTCGACACGGTCAACGGCTACCTCTACATCGCCACCAGCGACACCGGCGGCCCGTACGACGGGTCCGAGGGCGATGTGTGGAAGTACGCCACCGCCACCGGCACCTGGACCCGCATCAGCCCCATGCCGTCCGACGACTCCAACGGGGACGACTACTTCGGGTACAGCGGCCTGACCATCGACCGGCAGCACCCCAACACCCTGATGGTGACCGGCTACAGCTCCTGGTGGCCGGACACCCAGATCTTCCGCTCCACCAACGGCGGCGCCAGCTGGAAGAAGATCTGGGACTTCGGCAGCTACCCCAACCGCGTCGACCAGTACACGATGGACGTCTCCTCCTCGCCCTGGCTGACCTTCGGCGGCAACCCGTCGCCGCCCGAGGAGACGCCCAAGTTGGGCTGGATGACCGAGGGGCTGGAGATCGACCCGTTCGACTCCAACCGGATGATGTACGGCACCGGCGCCACCATCTATGGCTCCGCCGACCTGACCAAGTGGGACTCCGGCAGCAAGATCACCATCAAGCCGATGGTGGAGGGCCTGGAGGAGACCGCGGTCAACGACCTGATCAGCCCGCCCAGCGGCGCCCCGCTGCTGAGCGCGCTCGGCGACATCGGCGGGTTCCGGCACACCGACCTGACCAAGGTCCCGCCGATGATGTACACCTCGCCGGGCTTCACCACCACGACCAGCATCGACTTCGCGGAGTCCAACCCGCTCCAGGTGGTCCGGGTCGGCGATGTGGACAGCGGCTCCACCTCCAAGCGGATCGCCTTCTCCAACGACAACGGCGCCAACTGGTACCAGGGCAGCAATGAGCCGTCCGGCACCACCGGCGGCGGCAATGTCGCGGTCGCCTCGGACGGCAGCCGGGTGGTGTGGAGCCCGGGCGGCGGCGCGGTCTCCGCATCGGCCTTCGGCGGCTCCTCCTGGACCGCCTCCAAGGGCGTGGCCCAGGGCGCCCGGGTCGCCTCCGACCGGGTGAACCCCAAGAAGTTCTACGCCTTCTCGGCCGGCACCTTCTCCACCAGCACCGACGGCGGAGCGACCTTCACCGCCAGCGCGGCGACCGGGCTGCCCGCCACCGGCAGCGTCCGCCTCAAGGCGGTGCCCGGCACGGAGGGCGACGTCTGGCTGGCCGGCGGCACCACGGGCTCCACCTACGGCCTGTGGCACTCCACCGACTCCGGCGCCCACTTCAGCAAGGTCGCCGGCGTGGACGAGGCCGACACCATCGGCTTCGGCAAGGCCGCCCCGGGCCGCAGCTACCCGGCCCTGTACTCCAGCGCCAAGATCGGCGGGGTGCGCGGCATCTACCGCTCGGACGACGCGGGCGCCAGTTGGGTCCGCATCAACGACGACCAGCACCAGTGGGGCTGGACCGGCGCCGCGATCACGGGTGACCCCCGGGTGTACGGGCGGGTGTACGTCTCCACCAACGGACGCGGCGTCATCTACGGCGACACCACGACGACGCCGCCGACCACCACACCTCCGACCACTCCGCCGACCACACCGCCCACCACTCCCCCCACGACGCCGCCGACCAAGCCCCCGACGACGCCGCCCACCACGCCTCCGACCACACCTCCCACCACTCCGCCGACCGGTGGAAGCTGCGAGGTGACCTACGGGATCAGCAACCAGTGGAACGACGGCTTCCAGGCCGATGTGACCCTGAAGAACACCGGCACCACCGCGATCGACGGCTGGACGGTCAAGTGGTCCTTCGCCAACGGCCAGAAGGTCACCCAGGCGTGGAACGGCACCGCGACCCAGAGCGGCGCAGCGGTGACCGTCACCGACGCCGGGTGGAACAAGACGCTGGCAGCCGGGGGCGGCACCACCTCCTTCGGCTTCAACGGCAGCTGGACCGGCAGCAACGCCAAGCCCACCGCCTTCACCCTCAACGGCGCCTCCTGCACCGTGAAGTGA
- a CDS encoding sensor histidine kinase: MTAHPARLRQRCRTLLRGRHRSLAGQLFAVQIVIVAAVVAAGAVLAWLSATRRAEEAARHQATAAAVAVADAPSVLDAARGPDPSAALQPYADRVRLHTGVDFITIMDTHGIRWTHPDPAQIGRPFLGHIEGALAGGTVNETYTGTLGPSVRVVTPIRDPQGRVVGLVSAGITVESISARLRPLLLAMVGAAGAALTLGGLASYLANARLRRHTHGMGAAELGRLYEYHQATLHAVREGLLLLDRDHRVALCNDAARTLLALPDDAEGLPVDRLGLPRPLTEALLATPPRRDEVHLTAERVVVVNTSAIGGGHHGHHHHGLGTVVTFRDHTELQALTGELDSVRGFAESLRSQAHEAANRLHAMVSLIELDRTREAVDFATAELALAQELTDRVVGAVSEPVLAALLLGKAAQAAERGVDLTLTEESRLDDRVLPADLPARDLVTLLGNLIDNAVDAAIEGAAHHPGPPTVTVTARTEGGELLLRVADTGPGLDPQTARQVFHRGWSTKHRDGAPGTPGGDAGGRGLGLALVAQAARRNGGTVEVGGEVGGEGGGEGGAVFTVRLPLARHPHPRAHPHPHLAERTAAP, encoded by the coding sequence ATGACCGCACACCCCGCCCGTCTGCGGCAGCGCTGCCGCACCCTGCTGCGCGGCCGTCACCGCAGCCTGGCGGGGCAGCTCTTCGCGGTGCAGATCGTCATCGTCGCCGCCGTGGTCGCGGCCGGCGCCGTCCTCGCCTGGCTCAGCGCCACCCGCCGCGCCGAGGAGGCCGCCCGCCACCAGGCCACCGCAGCGGCCGTCGCCGTCGCCGACGCGCCCTCGGTACTGGACGCAGCCCGCGGCCCCGACCCCTCCGCCGCCCTCCAGCCCTACGCCGACCGGGTGAGACTGCACACCGGCGTCGACTTCATCACCATCATGGACACCCACGGCATCCGCTGGACCCACCCCGACCCGGCCCAGATCGGCAGACCGTTCCTCGGCCACATCGAGGGCGCCCTGGCCGGCGGCACCGTCAATGAGACCTACACCGGCACCCTCGGCCCCTCGGTACGCGTGGTCACCCCGATCCGCGACCCGCAGGGCCGGGTGGTCGGCCTGGTCAGCGCGGGCATCACGGTGGAGTCCATCAGCGCCCGGCTGCGCCCGCTGCTGCTCGCCATGGTCGGCGCCGCCGGCGCCGCCCTCACCCTCGGCGGCCTCGCCAGCTACCTCGCCAACGCCCGGCTGCGCCGCCACACCCACGGCATGGGCGCCGCCGAACTCGGCCGGCTGTACGAGTACCACCAGGCCACGCTGCACGCCGTCCGGGAGGGCCTGCTGCTGCTCGACCGCGACCACCGGGTGGCCCTCTGCAACGACGCCGCCCGCACCCTGCTCGCCCTCCCCGACGACGCCGAAGGGCTCCCCGTAGACCGGCTCGGCCTTCCCCGGCCGCTCACCGAAGCCCTGCTCGCCACCCCGCCCCGCCGCGACGAGGTCCACCTGACCGCCGAGCGGGTCGTGGTGGTCAACACCTCCGCCATCGGCGGCGGCCACCACGGCCACCACCACCATGGCCTCGGCACCGTGGTCACCTTCCGCGACCACACCGAACTCCAGGCCCTCACCGGCGAACTCGACTCGGTACGCGGCTTCGCCGAGTCGCTGCGCTCCCAGGCCCATGAGGCCGCCAACCGGCTGCACGCCATGGTCTCGCTGATCGAACTCGACCGCACCCGCGAAGCCGTCGACTTCGCCACCGCCGAACTCGCCCTCGCCCAGGAGCTCACCGACCGCGTCGTCGGCGCCGTCTCCGAACCGGTACTCGCCGCCCTGCTGCTCGGCAAGGCCGCCCAGGCCGCCGAACGCGGCGTCGACCTCACCCTCACCGAGGAGAGCCGCCTCGACGACCGGGTACTCCCCGCCGACCTGCCCGCCCGCGACCTGGTCACCCTCCTCGGCAACCTGATCGACAACGCCGTGGACGCCGCCATCGAGGGCGCCGCCCACCACCCCGGCCCGCCCACCGTCACCGTCACCGCCCGCACCGAGGGCGGCGAACTGCTGCTCCGGGTCGCCGACACCGGCCCCGGCCTCGACCCGCAGACCGCCCGTCAGGTCTTCCACCGGGGCTGGTCCACCAAGCACCGCGACGGCGCCCCCGGCACCCCCGGCGGTGACGCCGGCGGGCGGGGGCTGGGGCTCGCGCTGGTCGCCCAGGCAGCGCGGCGCAACGGCGGCACCGTCGAGGTCGGCGGGGAGGTCGGCGGGGAGGGCGGCGGGGAGGGCGGTGCGGTCTTCACCGTCCGGCTGCCCCTGGCCCGGCACCCGCACCCGCGCGCGCACCCGCACCCGCACCTCGCCGAGCGAACCGCCGCGCCATGA
- a CDS encoding class I SAM-dependent methyltransferase, protein MTSSTPETPAPVREEIIAHYAQGREDGRLRGGAGRLEFWRTQDLLRRLLPPAPARILDIGGGSGVHAAWLAQDGYEVELVDPVPLHVTQAGKLPGVTARHGDARALPDADGSADAVLLLGPLYHLTERADRVRALAEARRVVRPGGPVVTATINRWSGLHDLLNLGALFDEDIRARMHACVEDGRNRPTGRAPLFTTAYFHRPEEVPAEFADAGLEPAGQYGVEGAVWLMGGVVGWLDDPAQRAVALAAARRTESEPSLLGISSHLLTLGHAPA, encoded by the coding sequence ATGACCTCATCGACACCCGAAACCCCCGCCCCTGTCCGCGAAGAGATCATCGCCCACTACGCCCAGGGCAGGGAGGACGGGCGGCTGCGCGGCGGCGCCGGGCGGCTGGAGTTCTGGCGCACCCAGGACCTGCTGCGCCGACTGCTGCCGCCCGCCCCGGCCCGGATCCTGGACATCGGCGGCGGCAGCGGGGTGCACGCCGCCTGGCTGGCCCAGGACGGCTACGAGGTGGAACTGGTCGACCCGGTACCGCTCCATGTCACGCAGGCCGGGAAGCTGCCCGGCGTCACCGCGCGGCACGGCGACGCCCGCGCCCTGCCGGACGCCGACGGCTCGGCCGACGCGGTGCTGCTGCTGGGGCCGCTGTACCACCTGACGGAGCGGGCCGACCGGGTACGGGCACTGGCCGAGGCCCGCCGGGTCGTCCGGCCGGGCGGGCCGGTGGTGACGGCCACCATCAACCGCTGGTCCGGGCTGCACGACCTGCTCAACCTGGGCGCCCTCTTCGACGAGGACATCCGCGCCCGGATGCACGCCTGCGTCGAGGACGGCCGCAACCGCCCCACCGGCCGCGCCCCGCTGTTCACCACCGCCTACTTCCACCGGCCCGAGGAGGTCCCTGCCGAGTTCGCCGATGCGGGGCTGGAACCGGCGGGGCAGTACGGCGTGGAGGGCGCCGTCTGGCTGATGGGCGGTGTGGTGGGCTGGCTGGACGACCCGGCCCAGCGCGCCGTCGCCCTCGCCGCCGCCCGCCGCACCGAGTCCGAACCGTCCCTGCTCGGCATCAGCAGCCACCTCCTCACCCTCGGCCACGCCCCAGCCTGA
- a CDS encoding carboxylesterase/lipase family protein, which translates to MEIVVPTTHGKVRGREAAGPGGVAAFLGIPYAAPPFGPRRLRPPQSPEPWDGERNAFDYGPTAPKPGYPPALATLLPDPVVPGEECLNLNVWTPAPGRDSALPVMVWIHGGAFRNGSTAVPVYDGTAFARDGVVCVTANYRLGAEGFLLLPDGTANLGLLDQIAALRWVRENIAAFGGDPDNVTLFGESAGAMSATTLMTVPSAAGLFRRVIAQSGAGHHALPPDIARRITARVAAHAGVPATAEVLRETAPQRLVAAVSAVQAEFATGHGREEWGEAAGGGLPLMPVVDGEVLPARPVDAFAAGAGREYGLLTGTNAEEFRLYLVPSGLADAIPEEALPTLLAGHGPEPHRALAAYRAALPDASPGDLLAAVLTDFTFRIPAVRVAEARAAHGAATYVYTFDWRSPAFDGRLGACHALEIGFVFDNLASGLLGGGDAPQRLADEMHAAWVAFAHHGDPGPTWPAYGADRAVLRFAADPTEVVHDPAAAERRLWDGLR; encoded by the coding sequence GTGGAGATCGTCGTACCGACCACGCACGGCAAGGTACGCGGCCGGGAGGCGGCCGGGCCCGGCGGCGTCGCGGCCTTCCTGGGCATCCCGTACGCCGCCCCGCCCTTCGGCCCCCGGCGCCTCCGCCCGCCGCAGTCGCCCGAGCCCTGGGACGGCGAGCGGAACGCCTTCGACTACGGCCCCACGGCCCCCAAGCCCGGCTACCCGCCGGCCCTCGCCACGCTGCTCCCCGACCCGGTGGTGCCCGGCGAGGAGTGCCTCAACCTCAACGTCTGGACGCCCGCCCCCGGCCGGGACTCCGCCCTGCCGGTGATGGTCTGGATCCACGGCGGCGCCTTCCGCAACGGCTCGACGGCGGTGCCCGTGTACGACGGGACCGCTTTCGCCCGCGACGGCGTCGTCTGCGTGACGGCCAACTACCGGCTCGGCGCCGAGGGCTTCCTGCTGCTGCCGGACGGCACCGCCAACCTCGGCCTGCTCGACCAGATCGCCGCCCTGCGATGGGTCCGGGAGAACATCGCGGCCTTCGGCGGCGACCCGGACAACGTCACGCTCTTCGGCGAGTCCGCAGGCGCGATGAGCGCGACCACGCTGATGACCGTCCCGTCGGCCGCCGGGCTCTTCCGCCGGGTGATCGCCCAGAGCGGCGCCGGCCACCATGCGCTGCCCCCGGACATCGCCCGCCGCATCACCGCCCGGGTCGCCGCCCACGCCGGGGTCCCCGCCACCGCCGAGGTGCTGCGGGAGACCGCCCCGCAGCGGCTGGTGGCGGCGGTGTCGGCGGTCCAGGCGGAGTTCGCCACCGGCCACGGCCGGGAGGAGTGGGGCGAGGCGGCGGGCGGCGGCCTGCCGCTGATGCCGGTGGTGGACGGCGAGGTGCTGCCCGCCCGGCCGGTGGACGCCTTCGCGGCGGGCGCGGGCCGCGAGTACGGGCTGCTGACCGGCACCAACGCCGAGGAGTTCCGGCTCTACCTGGTCCCCAGCGGGTTGGCCGACGCCATCCCCGAGGAGGCCCTGCCCACGCTGCTCGCCGGGCACGGGCCCGAGCCGCACCGCGCGCTCGCCGCGTATCGGGCTGCGCTGCCCGACGCCTCGCCCGGGGACCTGCTGGCGGCGGTGCTCACCGACTTCACCTTCCGCATCCCGGCCGTCCGGGTGGCCGAGGCGCGGGCGGCGCACGGCGCGGCGACGTATGTCTACACCTTCGACTGGCGCTCCCCCGCCTTCGACGGGCGGCTGGGCGCCTGCCATGCCCTGGAGATCGGCTTCGTCTTCGACAACCTGGCTTCGGGGCTGCTGGGCGGCGGGGACGCGCCGCAGCGCCTCGCCGACGAGATGCACGCTGCCTGGGTCGCCTTCGCGCACCACGGCGACCCGGGCCCGACCTGGCCCGCGTACGGCGCCGACCGGGCCGTGCTGCGGTTCGCGGCCGACCCGACCGAGGTGGTGCACGACCCGGCCGCTGCCGAACGGCGCCTCTGGGACGGGCTCCGCTGA
- a CDS encoding response regulator: protein MSGRPRIDVLVVEDDPVAAAAHTLYVRRAPGFRPVGTVHTAAAARHFLERRRAQDTPVDLVLLDLYLPDGHGLQLCRALRAAGHTADVIAVTSARDLGMVRQAVSAGVVQYLLKPFSGAALHDRLERYRRFRDTLGRAGEATGQAEVDHAFAVLRTPERSDLPKGLSAPTLDAVTATLRRTGGGLSATAVAAEVGVSRITARRYLEHLVGAGLAVREPQYGQVGRPELCYRWRTADRGGG from the coding sequence ATGTCCGGCAGACCCCGCATCGACGTCCTGGTCGTCGAGGACGACCCGGTGGCCGCCGCCGCGCACACCCTCTATGTGCGGCGCGCTCCCGGCTTCCGGCCGGTCGGCACCGTCCACACCGCAGCCGCCGCCCGGCACTTCCTGGAACGCCGCCGGGCCCAGGACACCCCCGTCGACCTGGTGCTGCTCGACCTCTACCTGCCCGACGGCCACGGCCTCCAGCTCTGCCGCGCCCTGCGCGCCGCCGGGCACACCGCCGACGTCATCGCCGTCACCTCCGCCCGCGACCTGGGCATGGTGCGGCAGGCCGTCTCCGCCGGGGTGGTCCAGTACCTGCTGAAGCCCTTCAGCGGCGCCGCGCTCCACGACCGCCTGGAGCGGTACCGCCGCTTCCGCGACACCCTCGGCCGGGCCGGCGAGGCCACCGGCCAGGCCGAGGTCGACCACGCCTTCGCGGTGCTGCGCACCCCCGAGCGGAGCGACCTTCCCAAGGGGCTCAGCGCCCCCACCCTCGACGCCGTCACCGCCACCCTGCGGCGGACCGGCGGCGGCCTCTCCGCCACTGCGGTCGCCGCCGAGGTGGGCGTCTCCCGGATCACCGCCCGCCGCTATCTGGAACACCTGGTCGGCGCGGGCCTCGCCGTGCGCGAGCCGCAGTACGGCCAGGTCGGCCGCCCCGAGCTCTGCTACCGCTGGCGGACCGCCGACCGGGGCGGCGGCTGA